A region of Periophthalmus magnuspinnatus isolate fPerMag1 chromosome 13, fPerMag1.2.pri, whole genome shotgun sequence DNA encodes the following proteins:
- the slc47a4 gene encoding LOW QUALITY PROTEIN: solute carrier family 47 member 4 (The sequence of the model RefSeq protein was modified relative to this genomic sequence to represent the inferred CDS: inserted 4 bases in 2 codons): METSSSDRLFCCPWLRRRVPMAYRDELYHILKMTVPVLITRILGYLPSFVNTMFCGRLGNNVMAGYGLACATINITTTSTGFGLAVACDTLVSQTFGGKNLLRVGVILQRSILILLLFCLPCWALLINAQAVLLCLGQDPEVARIAQMYMTAFIPAVPAMFLQQLQVSYLQNQIIILPQLFTAVAANIVNAVTNYILVFWLELGISGSAAANTMSHFYSCGFLFIYIWWKKLHAKTWGGWSMESLQEWGSYMKLAIASTVMKCAEWWVYEFGGFFAGMLSENDLAAQHGVIMIAFITYMFPVGIQAATCARVGNALGAGNTSRARITVKVSYGLAVGFAIVQGTVLGCIKHVIGYIFTNDEEIVSLISHLMSAYCFLQLFDAIVVSLXLDALLTLCDDLVISLLIICCPQCVSSGIFVGTGRQKVAAVANIIGYYGIGLSVGLVLTFVAKLQTLGFWLGLLICVCLQSTFFVIVIIFKLNWKTMTDEAVKRARKTTNLASVNEKILLETTGNDTSVHTSETGNTVDGYKATYLGGDEAVKPNEHQGGGVLSPCQLLLRRGLVVLGAVAILAIGVSVRFLHFDQLWSLEANMEQSLCHRIAVTYREELSHIITMSGPLLFSRIFNYLLPFVVTMFCGHLGNEVMAGYGLASATINVTTAATGFGLAMACDTLVSQTFGGKNLLHVGVILQRGVLILLLFCLPCWALLINAQAILLCLGQDPKVARIAQLYITHYLPAVPAMFLHHLQVSYLQNQGITLPQVYSGLMANIANVGTNYILLYWLNLGVSGSAVSNTLSQIYICVFLFAYIRWKKLYAATWDGWSVESLHEWGSYMKLAIPTTMMKCFEWWVYEIGGFLAGMLSEDELAAQHAVMMVALITYMFPLGVQAAACARVGNALGAGDTSRAILACKISLTLAASIALIEGVALGSAKNVIGYIFTSDKKIIDLVAHLMTVYCFLQFFDGLVVXVLKLSLGLYIMNRKLKTTVLQCVCTGIFVGTGKQMIPAVANLIGYYGIGLSLSVTFIFVAKMRIFGFWLGLLICVIVQSTFFIVVIFKLNWKRMTEEALKRAHKNNDVHLTQTLPDAHTPDCADRHRAGSAGQLSSSQLIVRRGITVLSAAGLFALGITIHLIVPLPEAYTISLYWPNSTHYSGNFSTLVVQNNTR, encoded by the exons ATGGAGACGTCCAGCAGTGACCGTCTCTTCTGCTGCCCATGGCTGCGCCGCAGAGTTCCAATGGCCTACAGAGACGAGCTTTACCATATCCTCAAGATGACTGTGCCAGTG TTGATTACTCGAATTCTTGGTTACCTGCCCTCCTTTGTGAATACCATGTTCTGTGGACGTTTGGGAAATAATGTCATGGCTGGCTATGGTCTCGCTTGTGCT ACCATCAATATAACAACAACTTCAACAGGGTTTGGACTTGCAGTGGCCTGTGATACTCTGGTGTCTCAG ACTTTTGGGGGTAAGAACCTGTTGCGTGTTGGAGTGATTCTGCAGAGGAGCATCCTCATCCTGCTGCTCTTCTGTCTGCCCTGCTGGGCCCTGCTCATCAACGCACAGGCCGTCCTGCTCTGTCTGGGACAGGACCCCGAAGTTGCCAG AATAGCCCAGATGTATATGACAGCCTTTATTCCAGCAGTGCCA gCCATGTTTCTCCAGCAACTGCAGGTCTCCTATTTACAGAACCAG ATTATCATCCTGCCTCAGTTGTTCACTGCTGTTGCTGCAAACATAGTCAACGCAGTGACTAACTATATTCTTGTGTTCTGGCTGGAACTAGGCATCAG TGGTTCTGCAGCAGCCAACACCATGTCTCATTTCTATTCCTGTGGGTTcctctttatttatatttggtGGAAGAAACTGCACGCTAAGACGTGGGGAG GTTGGTCTATGGAATCACTGCAGGAGTGGGGCTCTTACATGAAACTGGCCATTGCAAGTACAGTGATGAAGTGTGCCGAGTGGTGGGTTTATGAGTTCGGAGGGTTCTTTGCAG GAATGTTGAGTGAAAACGACCTGGCTGCCCAACATGGAGTCATCATGATAGCATTTATCACATACATg TTTCCTGTGGGAATCCAAGCAGCCACCTGTGCTCGAGTGGGCAATGCACTTGGAGCAGGGAACACTTCTAGAGCCAGAATCACTGTGAAAGTCTCCTATGGACTCGCAG TTGGCTTTGCCATAGTCCAAGGTACTGTGCTGggctgtattaaacatgtgattGGATACATTTTTACCAATGATGA AGAAATAGTGAGCCTGATCTCGCACTTGATGAGTGCTTACTGTTTCCTACAGTTGTTTGATGCCATTGTGGTAAGTTT TTTAGATGCACTTCTTACATTGTGTGATGATCTGGTGATCTCTTTATTGATTATTTGCTGTCCACAGTGTGTGTCAAGTGGCATCTTTGTTGGTACAGGAAGACAGAAAGTCGCAGCTGTGGCAAATATCATTGGATACTATGGCATTGGACTCTCAGTGGGACTAGTACTCACGTTTGTAGCAAAACTACAAACATTAG GGTTTTGGCTGGGACTGTTAATTTGTGTATGTTTGCAATCCACCTTCTTTGTCATCGTCATCATCTTTAAGCTGAACTGGAAGACAATGACAGATGAG GCTGTGAAACGGGCACGCAAAACAACTAACCTGGCATCAGTAAATGAAAAAATTCTATTAGAAACTACGGGTAATGACACTTCTGTTCACACATCTGAAACTGGAAAT ACAGTGGACGGCTATAAAGCAACATACCTAGGAGGTGACGAGGCAGTGAAGCCAAATGAGCATCAGGGAGGAGGTGTTCTGTCCCCCTGTCAGCTGCTGCTCAGACGTGGCCTCGTGGTACTGGGGGCTGTGGCAATTCTGGCTATAGGCGTGTCCGTGCGCTTCCTG cactttgatcAGCTTTGGTCGTTGGAAG CAAACATGGAGCAGTCTTTGTGCCATAGGATTGCAGTGACCTATAGAGAGGAGCTGTCCCATATCATTACAATGTCGGGGCCACTG CTGTTCTCACGAATCTTCAACTATCTTCTGCCGTTTGTGGTGACCATGTTCTGTGGGCATCTGGGAAATGAGGTAATGGCTGGATATGGCCTGGCTTCTGCG aCAATCAATGTTACTACAGCAGCAACAGGATTTGGTCTAGCAATGGCCTGTGATACACTGGTGTCTCAG ACTTTTGGGGGTAAGAACCTGTTGCATGTTGGAGTGATCCTGCAGAGGGGCGTCCTCATCCTGCTGCTCTTCTGTCTGCCCTGCTGGGCCCTGCTCATCAACGCACAGGCCATCCTGCTCTGTCTGGGACAGGACCCCAAGGTTGCCAG AATAGCACAGCTGTATATAACACACTACCTTCCAGCTGTACCT gcaatgtttcttcatcacctTCAAGTGTCCTACCTGCAGAACCAG GGTATAACACTGCCTCAAGTATATAGTGGGCTGATGGCAAATATCGCCAATGTTGGAACTAACTATATTCTTCTGTACTGGCTGAATCTGGGGGTGAG TGGGTCTGCGGTGTCCAACACTCTGTCTCAGATTTACATATGCGTTTTCCTATTTGCATATATTCGATGGAAAAAGCTCTATGCAGCAACATGGGATG GCTGGTCTGTGGAATCACTGCATGAGTGGGGCTCCTACATGAAACTAGCCATTCCCACCACAATGATGAAATGTTTTGAGTGGTGGGTTTATGAAATAGGAGGATTCCTTGCAG GAATGTTGAGTGAGGATGAACTGGCTGCTCAACATGCAGTTATGATGGTGGCATTAATAACATACATG TTCCCTCTGGGTGTTCAAGCTGCAGCCTGTGCTCGAGTGGGAAACGCTCTCGGAGCAGGAGACACTTCTAGAGCGATTCTTGCTTGTAAAATCTCTCTCACACTTGCAG CAAGCATTGCCTTGATTGAGGGTGTTGCACTTGGTTCTGCTAAAAATGTAATTGGCTACATCTTTACCTCCGACAA AAAGATTATAGATTTGGTAGCTCATTTGATGACTGTGTACTGTTTTCTACAGTTCTTTGATGGTCTGGTGGT AGTGCTTAAACTGTCCCTTGGCCTGtatataatgaacagaaaacTGAAAACTACTGTTTTGCAGTGTGTCTGCACAGGCATCTTTGTGGGCACCGGGAAACAGATGATCCCAGCTGTGGCTAACCTCATTGGATACTATGGCATTGGACTCTCCCTCAGTGTGACATTTATATTTGTGGCAAAAATGAGGATCTTTG GTTTTTGGTTGGGCTTGCTAATTTGCGTGATTGTACAGTCCACCTTCTTTATTGTTGTCATTTTCAAATTGAACTGGAAGAGAATGACAGAAGAG GCTTTAAAACGAGCCCATAAGAACAATGACGTACACCTAACACAAACT CTGCCTGATGCCCACACACCTGATTGTGCTGATAGACACAGAGCAGGGTCAGCTGGTCAACTGTCCTCATCTCAGCTCATCGTCAGAAGAGGAATCACTGTGTTATCTGCTGCTGGACTTTTTGCTCTGGGAATAACCATCCATTTGATTGTGCCTTTGCCAGAAGCATATACCATTTCTTTATATTGGCCCAATAGTACACATTATTCTGGTAATTTTTCAACTCTAGTAGttcaaaacaacacaagatAA
- the slc47a3 gene encoding multidrug and toxin extrusion protein 1 isoform X2 produces MAQILSCTSLRDCCLIRRIRSIFPIGFKTETVELVKMSVPMFLSQMMLLLVNFVSTIFCGHLGRVELAAVSLAISVINVTGISIGIGLASACDTLISQTFGGGNHFRIGVILQQAILILLLACFPCWAILINTEPILLGVRQEPEIARLAQMYVKIFMPALPAAFMFALQIRYLQNQGIIWPQVITGLVANIFNALINYIVIFVLNLGLTGSAVAGCLSNFAMVGILWIYIICKGLHKATWGGWSRDCLKDWGPYLRLAIPSMVMLCVEWWTYEIGGFLAGLISEVELGAQSVVYQLSNIAYMFPMGFSLAGSIRVGNALGAGNTDQAKLCTKVTLFCAVSVSVCLAILVGCLKDHISFVFTYDEQIRKRVSDIISFYAPFILLDATSAACGGIIRGAGKQKIGAVCYMLGYYAIGFPIGVPLMFTAKLGIKGLWTGLFVCMFLQCSFLVIYMVRMNWDKVTAEAKIRAGVNETSEVMQCYDATVEESDSLELVHTGPSAAGSCGSEELSFTALILRRGLALAAMLFILAVGITINVLVQNLIK; encoded by the exons ATGGCGCAAATCTTATCATGCACTTCTTTGAGGGACTGTTGCTTAATACGTCGTATTCGCTCTATTTTTCCTATTGGGTTTAAGACCGAAACAGTCGAACTGGTTAAAATGTCTGTACCTATG TTTCTATCCCAAATGATGTTGTTGCTAGTGAATTTTGTCAGTACTATTTTCTGTGGTCACCTGGGCAGAGTAGAGCTGGCGGCTGTGTCTCTGGCCATATCA GTTATTAATGTTACAGGTATATCAATAGGAATTGGTTTGGCTTCAGCATGTGATACTCTGATTTCACAG ACATTTGGAGGGGGAAATCATTTCAGAATTGGGGTAATTCTTCAACAGGCCATACTCATTCTTTTACTGGCGTGTTTTCCCTGCTGGGCTATTCTGATAAACACTGAGCCCATCCTGCTGGGAGTGAGGCAGGAACCCGAGATAGCcag GTTGGCTCAAATGTATGTGAAGATCTTCATGCCAGCCCTTCCC GCAGCATTTATGTTTGCCCTTCAAATAAGATATCTACAAAATCAG gGAATCATATGGCCTCAAGTTATCACTGGTCTTGTGGCCAATATCTTTAATGCTCTCATCAATTATATCGTCATCTTTGTTCTGAACTTGGGATTGAC AGGCTCAGCAGTAGCCGGTTGTCTGTCCAACTTTGCTATGGTTGGAATTTTATGGATCTATATTATCTGCAAAGGTCTTCATAAGGCTACATGGGGAG GCTGGTCCAGAGATTGTTTAAAGGATTGGGGTCCATACCTTCGCTTGGCCATCCCCAGTATGGTCATGCTGTGTGTTGAATGGTGGACATATGAAATTGGAGGCTTTTTAGCAG GTCTAATAAGTGAAGTGGAATTAGGAGCTCAATCAGTTGTCTATCAGCTGTCTAATATTGCATACATG TTTCCCATGGGATTTAGTTTGGCCGGGAGCATAAGAGTTGGAAATGCATTAGGAGCGGGAAATACAGACCAAGCAAAGTTGTGCACGAAAGTGACACTGTTCTGCGCTG tatcAGTGTCTGTCTGCTTGGCAATACTTGTAGGATGCCTCAAAGATCACAtctcttttgtttttacttatGATGA ACAAATTAGGAAAAGAGTTTCTGATATTATATCCTTTTATGCCCCATTTATTCTCCTAGATGCAACTTCA GCTGCTTGTGGCGGCATCATCAGAGGAGCAGGTAAACAAAAAATTGGGGCTGTGTGCTACATGTTGGGATATTATGCCATTGGGTTTCCCATTGGAGTGCCCCTGATGTTCACAGCCAAACTAGGAATAAAAG GTCTTTGGACAGGTTTGTTTGTCTGTATGTTCCTACAATGTTCATTCTTGGTCATCTACATGGTTCGAATGAACTGGGATAAGGTAACAGCCGAG GCCAAAATTCGAGCTGGAGTCAATGAAACTTCTGAAG TTATGCAGTGTTATGACGCAACAGTTGAAGAGTCAGACTCCCTGGAGCTGGTCCACACTGGGCCTTCAGCAGCAGGCAGCTGTGGATCAGAGGAGCTTTCATTTACAGCTCTGATACTGCGCAGAGGCCTGGCCCTGGCAGCAATGCTCTTCATCCTGGCTGTGGGAATCACTATAAATGTATTAGTCCAAAATTTGATAAAGTGA
- the slc47a3 gene encoding multidrug and toxin extrusion protein 1 isoform X1, with translation MAQILSCTSLRDCCLIRRIRSIFPIGFKTETVELVKMSVPMFLSQMMLLLVNFVSTIFCGHLGRVELAAVSLAISVINVTGISIGIGLASACDTLISQTFGGGNHFRIGVILQQAILILLLACFPCWAILINTEPILLGVRQEPEIARLAQMYVKIFMPALPVTFMFALQIRYLQNQGIIWPQVITGLVANIFNALINYIVIFVLNLGLTGSAVAGCLSNFAMVGILWIYIICKGLHKATWGGWSRDCLKDWGPYLRLAIPSMVMLCVEWWTYEIGGFLAGLISEVELGAQSVVYQLSNIAYMFPMGFSLAGSIRVGNALGAGNTDQAKLCTKVTLFCAVSVSVCLAILVGCLKDHISFVFTYDEQIRKRVSDIISFYAPFILLDATSAACGGIIRGAGKQKIGAVCYMLGYYAIGFPIGVPLMFTAKLGIKGLWTGLFVCMFLQCSFLVIYMVRMNWDKVTAEAKIRAGVNETSEVMQCYDATVEESDSLELVHTGPSAAGSCGSEELSFTALILRRGLALAAMLFILAVGITINVLVQNLIK, from the exons ATGGCGCAAATCTTATCATGCACTTCTTTGAGGGACTGTTGCTTAATACGTCGTATTCGCTCTATTTTTCCTATTGGGTTTAAGACCGAAACAGTCGAACTGGTTAAAATGTCTGTACCTATG TTTCTATCCCAAATGATGTTGTTGCTAGTGAATTTTGTCAGTACTATTTTCTGTGGTCACCTGGGCAGAGTAGAGCTGGCGGCTGTGTCTCTGGCCATATCA GTTATTAATGTTACAGGTATATCAATAGGAATTGGTTTGGCTTCAGCATGTGATACTCTGATTTCACAG ACATTTGGAGGGGGAAATCATTTCAGAATTGGGGTAATTCTTCAACAGGCCATACTCATTCTTTTACTGGCGTGTTTTCCCTGCTGGGCTATTCTGATAAACACTGAGCCCATCCTGCTGGGAGTGAGGCAGGAACCCGAGATAGCcag GTTGGCTCAAATGTATGTGAAGATCTTCATGCCAGCCCTTCCCGTAA CATTTATGTTTGCCCTTCAAATAAGATATCTACAAAATCAG gGAATCATATGGCCTCAAGTTATCACTGGTCTTGTGGCCAATATCTTTAATGCTCTCATCAATTATATCGTCATCTTTGTTCTGAACTTGGGATTGAC AGGCTCAGCAGTAGCCGGTTGTCTGTCCAACTTTGCTATGGTTGGAATTTTATGGATCTATATTATCTGCAAAGGTCTTCATAAGGCTACATGGGGAG GCTGGTCCAGAGATTGTTTAAAGGATTGGGGTCCATACCTTCGCTTGGCCATCCCCAGTATGGTCATGCTGTGTGTTGAATGGTGGACATATGAAATTGGAGGCTTTTTAGCAG GTCTAATAAGTGAAGTGGAATTAGGAGCTCAATCAGTTGTCTATCAGCTGTCTAATATTGCATACATG TTTCCCATGGGATTTAGTTTGGCCGGGAGCATAAGAGTTGGAAATGCATTAGGAGCGGGAAATACAGACCAAGCAAAGTTGTGCACGAAAGTGACACTGTTCTGCGCTG tatcAGTGTCTGTCTGCTTGGCAATACTTGTAGGATGCCTCAAAGATCACAtctcttttgtttttacttatGATGA ACAAATTAGGAAAAGAGTTTCTGATATTATATCCTTTTATGCCCCATTTATTCTCCTAGATGCAACTTCA GCTGCTTGTGGCGGCATCATCAGAGGAGCAGGTAAACAAAAAATTGGGGCTGTGTGCTACATGTTGGGATATTATGCCATTGGGTTTCCCATTGGAGTGCCCCTGATGTTCACAGCCAAACTAGGAATAAAAG GTCTTTGGACAGGTTTGTTTGTCTGTATGTTCCTACAATGTTCATTCTTGGTCATCTACATGGTTCGAATGAACTGGGATAAGGTAACAGCCGAG GCCAAAATTCGAGCTGGAGTCAATGAAACTTCTGAAG TTATGCAGTGTTATGACGCAACAGTTGAAGAGTCAGACTCCCTGGAGCTGGTCCACACTGGGCCTTCAGCAGCAGGCAGCTGTGGATCAGAGGAGCTTTCATTTACAGCTCTGATACTGCGCAGAGGCCTGGCCCTGGCAGCAATGCTCTTCATCCTGGCTGTGGGAATCACTATAAATGTATTAGTCCAAAATTTGATAAAGTGA
- the slc13a5b gene encoding Na(+)/citrate cotransporter isoform X2 — translation MAVLRILRYVRSIKDPLILFLTPVLLLPLPLVIGTPEAECAYVIVLMAVYWCSEVLPLAITALLPALLFPLFGIMKSKDVCMQYLKDTNLLFVGGLMVAVAVEHWNLHKRIALRVLLFVGVRPALLMLGFMGVTAFLSMWISNTATTAMMVPIVQAVLEQLNNNEADIPQILSSEQLQTSDSDNKQLAEKQSETQGPVIVTFIDAEAEAAKHKEAAERRRMCKGMTLCVCYAASIGGTATLTGTGPNLVLKGQMNQLFPDNGDVINFASWFGFAFPNMILMLALAWLWLQFVFMGFNFRKTWGCGAEKTEKEIAAYNVIREEHRALGPMSFGEISVLSLFILLVVLWFTRDPGFVSGWATDIFNSKAEYVTDATVAIFIAVLLFVLPSKPPRFCLWRSDSEQMLKTAPLLTWKVAQKKLPWGIVLLLGGGFALAKGSEESGLSKWMGDQMSPLQSIPPWAIAIILCLLIATFTECTSNVATATLFLPVLASMSQSIGMNPLYVMVPCTLSASFAFMLPVATPPNAIVFSYGYLKVADMAKTGIVMNVIGILCITLAINSWGKAMFNLNTFPSWANVTGV, via the exons GAGGCAGAATGTGCCTATGTGATTGTGCTGATGGCAGTGTACTGGTGCTCAGAGGTGCTGCCCCTGGCTATTACTGCTCTGCTGCCAGCTCTCCTTTTTCCTCTGTTTGGGATCATGAAGTCAAAAGAT GTGTGTATGCAATACCTGAAGGACACAAACCTGCTGTTTGTGGGGGGGCTGATGGTGGCGGTGGCGGTTGAGCACTGGAATCTACACAAACGCATCGCTCTAAGAGTCCTACTCTTTGTAGGTGTTCGACCAGCACT TTTGATGTTAGGTTTTATGGGGGTCACAGCCTTCCTGTCCATGTGGATCAGTAACACAGCAACTACAGCCATGATGGTGCCTATTGTCCAAGCTGTTTTGGAACAGCTCAACAATAATGAAGCAGATATTCCTCAAATTCTAAGCTCTGAGCAGCTCCAGACATCAGATAGTGACAACAAACAGCTGGCTGAGAAACAGAGTGAGACACAAG GTCCTGTTATTGTAACATTCATTGATGCTGAGGCAGAAGCGGCAAAACATAAGGAGGCTGCTGAGAGAAGAAGAATGTGTAAAGGGATGACTCTGTGCGTGTGTTACGCTGCCAGCATTGGGGGCACAGCCACTCTGACAGGGACTGGTCCAAACCTGGTGCTCAAGGGCCAGATGAACCA attaTTCCCTGATAATGGAGATGTGATCAACTTTGCCTCTTGGTTTGGTTTTGCATTCCCTAACATGATTCTCATGCTTGCACTGGCCTGGCTGTGGTTACAGTTTGTCTTCATGGGTTTTAA cTTCAGGAAGACGTGGGGATGTGGTgcagagaagacagagaaagaaatagCCGCCTACAACGTGATCCGAGAGGAGCACCGGGCTCTGGGGCCCATGTCGTTTGGAGAGATCAGTGTCTTGAGTCTCTTCATTCTCCTGGTGGTGCTGTGGTTCACCAGGGACCCAGGCTTTGTCAGTGGATGGGCAACAGATATCTTCAACTCTAAAGCAGA GTACGTGACAGATGCCACAGTGGCCATTTTCATTGCGGTACTTCTTTTTGTTCTACCATCCAAGCCCCCGCGCTTCTGTTTATGGAGGAGTGACAGTGAGCAAA TGCTGAAAACTGCACCACTTCTGACTTGGAAAGTGGCACAGAAGAAGTTACCTTGGGGTATTGTCCTTCTTCTTGGAGGCGGATTTGCTCTGGCAAAGGGTAGTGAA GAATCTGGTCTTTCCAAATGGATGGGAGACCAGATGAGTCCTCTACAAAGCATTCCTCCCTGGGCCATAGCTATCATCTTATGCCTACTGATTGCTACTTTCACAGAGTGCACCAGTAATGTGGCCACTGCCACACTCTTCCTACCAGTCCTGGCTTCAATG TCTCAGTCCATTGGGATGAATCCACTGTATGTCATGGTGCCATGTACTCTCAGTGCGTCATTTGCTTTCATGTTGCCTGTGGCCACGCCACCAAATGCCATTGTTTTTTCGTATGGATACCTCAAAGTAGCTGACATG GCCAAGACTGGTATTGTAATGAATGTAATTGGTATCCTTTGTATAACATTGGCCATTAACAGTTGGGGCAAGGCTATGTTTAATCTGAATACTTTTCCCTCCTGGGCCAATGTCACTGGAGTGTGA
- the slc13a5b gene encoding Na(+)/citrate cotransporter isoform X1, which yields MAVLRILRYVRSIKDPLILFLTPVLLLPLPLVIGTPEAECAYVIVLMAVYWCSEVLPLAITALLPALLFPLFGIMKSKDVRAQNCLATTFISRLANALYVVMLQVCMQYLKDTNLLFVGGLMVAVAVEHWNLHKRIALRVLLFVGVRPALLMLGFMGVTAFLSMWISNTATTAMMVPIVQAVLEQLNNNEADIPQILSSEQLQTSDSDNKQLAEKQSETQGPVIVTFIDAEAEAAKHKEAAERRRMCKGMTLCVCYAASIGGTATLTGTGPNLVLKGQMNQLFPDNGDVINFASWFGFAFPNMILMLALAWLWLQFVFMGFNFRKTWGCGAEKTEKEIAAYNVIREEHRALGPMSFGEISVLSLFILLVVLWFTRDPGFVSGWATDIFNSKAEYVTDATVAIFIAVLLFVLPSKPPRFCLWRSDSEQMLKTAPLLTWKVAQKKLPWGIVLLLGGGFALAKGSEESGLSKWMGDQMSPLQSIPPWAIAIILCLLIATFTECTSNVATATLFLPVLASMSQSIGMNPLYVMVPCTLSASFAFMLPVATPPNAIVFSYGYLKVADMAKTGIVMNVIGILCITLAINSWGKAMFNLNTFPSWANVTGV from the exons GAGGCAGAATGTGCCTATGTGATTGTGCTGATGGCAGTGTACTGGTGCTCAGAGGTGCTGCCCCTGGCTATTACTGCTCTGCTGCCAGCTCTCCTTTTTCCTCTGTTTGGGATCATGAAGTCAAAAGATGTGAGAGCTCAAAACTGTTTAGCTACAACCTTCATATCCAGACTTGCTAATGCACTATATGTGGTCATGTTGCAGGTGTGTATGCAATACCTGAAGGACACAAACCTGCTGTTTGTGGGGGGGCTGATGGTGGCGGTGGCGGTTGAGCACTGGAATCTACACAAACGCATCGCTCTAAGAGTCCTACTCTTTGTAGGTGTTCGACCAGCACT TTTGATGTTAGGTTTTATGGGGGTCACAGCCTTCCTGTCCATGTGGATCAGTAACACAGCAACTACAGCCATGATGGTGCCTATTGTCCAAGCTGTTTTGGAACAGCTCAACAATAATGAAGCAGATATTCCTCAAATTCTAAGCTCTGAGCAGCTCCAGACATCAGATAGTGACAACAAACAGCTGGCTGAGAAACAGAGTGAGACACAAG GTCCTGTTATTGTAACATTCATTGATGCTGAGGCAGAAGCGGCAAAACATAAGGAGGCTGCTGAGAGAAGAAGAATGTGTAAAGGGATGACTCTGTGCGTGTGTTACGCTGCCAGCATTGGGGGCACAGCCACTCTGACAGGGACTGGTCCAAACCTGGTGCTCAAGGGCCAGATGAACCA attaTTCCCTGATAATGGAGATGTGATCAACTTTGCCTCTTGGTTTGGTTTTGCATTCCCTAACATGATTCTCATGCTTGCACTGGCCTGGCTGTGGTTACAGTTTGTCTTCATGGGTTTTAA cTTCAGGAAGACGTGGGGATGTGGTgcagagaagacagagaaagaaatagCCGCCTACAACGTGATCCGAGAGGAGCACCGGGCTCTGGGGCCCATGTCGTTTGGAGAGATCAGTGTCTTGAGTCTCTTCATTCTCCTGGTGGTGCTGTGGTTCACCAGGGACCCAGGCTTTGTCAGTGGATGGGCAACAGATATCTTCAACTCTAAAGCAGA GTACGTGACAGATGCCACAGTGGCCATTTTCATTGCGGTACTTCTTTTTGTTCTACCATCCAAGCCCCCGCGCTTCTGTTTATGGAGGAGTGACAGTGAGCAAA TGCTGAAAACTGCACCACTTCTGACTTGGAAAGTGGCACAGAAGAAGTTACCTTGGGGTATTGTCCTTCTTCTTGGAGGCGGATTTGCTCTGGCAAAGGGTAGTGAA GAATCTGGTCTTTCCAAATGGATGGGAGACCAGATGAGTCCTCTACAAAGCATTCCTCCCTGGGCCATAGCTATCATCTTATGCCTACTGATTGCTACTTTCACAGAGTGCACCAGTAATGTGGCCACTGCCACACTCTTCCTACCAGTCCTGGCTTCAATG TCTCAGTCCATTGGGATGAATCCACTGTATGTCATGGTGCCATGTACTCTCAGTGCGTCATTTGCTTTCATGTTGCCTGTGGCCACGCCACCAAATGCCATTGTTTTTTCGTATGGATACCTCAAAGTAGCTGACATG GCCAAGACTGGTATTGTAATGAATGTAATTGGTATCCTTTGTATAACATTGGCCATTAACAGTTGGGGCAAGGCTATGTTTAATCTGAATACTTTTCCCTCCTGGGCCAATGTCACTGGAGTGTGA